In [Leptolyngbya] sp. PCC 7376, a genomic segment contains:
- a CDS encoding NYN domain-containing protein codes for MKSLSASALVLVDGYNVIGAWNELKETRDEHGLEMARDELIEVLINYASHNTYKTKVVFDAQYQNTPSHEEDYTQLLSVCYTAFSETADTYIERTCANFRHTYTIPNRIIVVTSDQAQRHTVVGYGAEWMSSLKLQTAIIAANRKSRNHHKTHRSKRGRHLLNSLDPKTQQKLEQLRFGR; via the coding sequence ATGAAGTCCTTATCTGCAAGTGCTCTAGTCTTGGTGGATGGCTATAACGTTATTGGAGCTTGGAATGAGCTAAAAGAAACCCGCGACGAACATGGTCTAGAAATGGCAAGGGACGAACTAATAGAAGTTCTGATTAACTATGCCTCCCACAATACTTACAAAACAAAAGTTGTTTTTGATGCCCAATATCAAAACACACCGAGCCACGAAGAAGACTATACTCAGCTTTTATCCGTTTGCTATACTGCGTTCTCCGAAACCGCCGACACATATATTGAGAGAACCTGCGCAAATTTTCGCCACACCTATACCATCCCCAATCGCATCATCGTTGTCACTTCAGACCAAGCCCAACGCCACACAGTCGTAGGCTATGGTGCAGAATGGATGTCCTCTTTAAAACTACAAACGGCTATCATTGCAGCGAACCGTAAATCTCGCAACCATCACAAAACACACCGATCAAAACGTGGTCGTCATCTCCTCAATAGTCTTGACCCAAAAACACAACAGAAGTTAGAACAGCTCCGTTTTGGTCGTTAA
- a CDS encoding alanine--glyoxylate aminotransferase family protein: MEDKHMLMIPGPTPVPESVLLAMAKHPIGHRSAAFSEIMAEVTENLQWLFQTKNDVFCLAASGTGAMEAGLINFLSPKDKVLVGTNGKFGDRWAIICEKYGMDVERIAAPWGQPLDPAAFKAKLDADTNKEIKGVVVTHSETSTGVLNDLETISGYVKEHGALMIVDSVTSMGSCNVPVDEWGLDVVATGSQKGFMLPPGLGFVSVSDKAWEAYETATIPCFYLDLKAAKKSLAKNTTPFTPPVNLIFGLQTALQMMKREGLQEIFARHERLTEATRAAVKAIGLKTFAPDTHASKAVTSVDPAPIGAEDIRKGMRSQFDIALAGGQDDYKGKIFRIGHLGFVHERDVITAMAALEATLQGLGHTGFESGAAVKAAAAVFQKA; the protein is encoded by the coding sequence ATGGAAGATAAACATATGCTGATGATTCCGGGGCCAACACCAGTCCCAGAGAGTGTGCTTTTGGCGATGGCAAAGCATCCCATTGGTCATCGGAGTGCAGCATTTAGCGAGATCATGGCGGAGGTAACTGAAAATCTCCAATGGCTCTTCCAAACGAAAAATGATGTGTTCTGTCTTGCGGCTAGTGGCACTGGCGCGATGGAAGCTGGTCTCATTAACTTTCTCAGCCCTAAAGATAAAGTTCTCGTTGGCACTAATGGTAAGTTCGGCGATCGCTGGGCCATTATCTGCGAAAAATATGGCATGGATGTGGAGCGAATCGCAGCGCCCTGGGGACAACCTCTCGACCCCGCAGCTTTTAAAGCAAAATTAGACGCAGACACAAATAAAGAAATTAAAGGCGTTGTCGTCACCCACTCCGAAACATCGACTGGTGTCCTCAACGACCTCGAAACCATCAGTGGTTATGTGAAAGAGCATGGTGCATTGATGATTGTGGATTCTGTCACTAGCATGGGCTCTTGCAATGTGCCCGTTGATGAGTGGGGTCTCGATGTGGTTGCCACCGGTTCCCAGAAAGGCTTTATGTTGCCCCCCGGTTTAGGTTTTGTCTCCGTGAGTGATAAAGCTTGGGAAGCCTATGAAACTGCGACAATTCCTTGCTTCTATCTCGATCTAAAAGCTGCAAAGAAGAGTCTCGCGAAAAACACCACACCTTTCACCCCTCCCGTAAACTTGATTTTCGGTTTGCAAACCGCACTGCAAATGATGAAGCGAGAAGGTCTCCAAGAAATTTTTGCGCGCCATGAACGCCTCACTGAAGCAACCCGTGCAGCAGTGAAAGCTATTGGTCTTAAAACATTTGCACCTGATACCCATGCAAGTAAGGCGGTTACGTCCGTTGATCCAGCTCCCATCGGTGCTGAAGATATCCGCAAAGGAATGCGTTCTCAGTTTGATATTGCGCTCGCTGGTGGCCAGGATGATTACAAAGGGAAAATCTTCCGCATTGGTCACCTCGGTTTCGTGCATGAACGTGACGTAATTACAGCGATGGCAGCCCTCGAAGCAACTTTGCAGGGTCTTGGCCACACTGGTTTTGAGTCTGGTGCAGCGGTTAAGGCCGCAGCGGCTGTTTTTCAGAAAGCTTAG
- a CDS encoding VOC family protein has product MKNSFIWADLSTFDLAAAKQFYRRCFGWKFQDIGNQYLLCQAKREPVAGLYPMPKKFQRIKMPSFWMSYIQVQDIQAIAERAPKLGGKVEVKPEAAPGGGAITLIRDPLGAGFTCYEGEAFATQNTVQLQGQRAWHELHISDLESVKEFYTQLFNWEIRSTKEGDRHEIYSDGKLIAGIRVTSNEIKGDKEYWGVYFAVENLDAAYQSVEKAGGQVVAEDKVGDRPALLAYDSQGAAFYLIETKKESGATKHSEKSQFKWRASLGLFFVTLAIILNLNWVWGILFLLWVIPDIQSGSTYFFELVECRENPIIYWLIMVMWIALSIYFFFI; this is encoded by the coding sequence ATGAAAAATTCTTTTATTTGGGCAGATCTATCTACCTTTGATCTGGCAGCTGCTAAGCAATTTTATCGTCGATGTTTTGGGTGGAAATTTCAGGATATTGGTAATCAATATTTGCTTTGCCAGGCGAAGCGTGAGCCAGTGGCTGGACTGTACCCTATGCCTAAAAAATTTCAGCGCATTAAGATGCCATCTTTTTGGATGTCTTATATTCAGGTGCAAGATATTCAGGCGATCGCCGAACGCGCTCCAAAACTCGGTGGTAAGGTAGAAGTCAAACCTGAAGCTGCTCCTGGGGGCGGAGCCATTACTTTGATTCGAGACCCATTAGGTGCTGGATTTACTTGCTATGAAGGAGAGGCTTTCGCTACGCAGAATACAGTTCAACTTCAAGGCCAGAGGGCATGGCATGAGCTACATATTTCAGATTTAGAGAGCGTTAAAGAGTTCTACACTCAGCTTTTTAATTGGGAAATTAGATCTACGAAGGAAGGCGATCGCCACGAAATTTATAGTGATGGGAAATTAATCGCAGGCATTCGCGTTACGAGTAATGAGATCAAAGGTGATAAAGAATATTGGGGCGTTTATTTTGCCGTTGAGAATCTTGATGCTGCATATCAATCTGTTGAAAAGGCTGGTGGTCAGGTTGTAGCAGAAGATAAGGTCGGCGATCGCCCAGCACTCCTCGCTTATGACTCCCAAGGAGCGGCTTTTTATCTTATCGAGACGAAAAAAGAATCTGGCGCTACTAAGCATTCCGAGAAATCTCAGTTTAAATGGCGAGCTAGTTTAGGCTTATTTTTTGTTACTCTGGCAATTATTCTCAACCTCAATTGGGTATGGGGTATTCTTTTTCTGCTTTGGGTGATTCCAGACATCCAGAGCGGTTCAACTTATTTCTTTGAGCTGGTCGAATGCCGTGAAAATCCAATTATTTATTGGTTAATTATGGTGATGTGGATTGCTTTATCCATCTATTTTTTCTTCATCTAA